From one Plasmodium malariae genome assembly, chromosome: 12 genomic stretch:
- the VPS52 gene encoding vacuolar protein sorting-associated protein 52, putative: MEYEQVSALIEKFKDDRYILKAYNKIYNCNNCTFYRNVKIEEIERWSYTSEKTCNTGGSNGQVRGRTLINIINDEGRETGKVDDKGDNDDDLRNIIEIVNRTLYFYTNETLNKFSENNKELVDIYNQIDNCNKICLDVDVILNKHKNDIKYISEDINKIQELTENMDDKLKNRKLTLELLNTFIKIILVTPQLIYDICNGEINENFVKNVIILTKKMENCKHCLYDFYPSIKFSYIELEKLKNKAIDRIYSFFIRKLNDIRNKKINIHLIQQNLIKFHELNNFLYNNNRNLYAYLIKEYINIMNRTYHNLFKSYITNLQRKKIEFNNELTIGFSCSYGNHLGGNSSASSSGKISGGNISGRNISGGNISGGNISGGNISGGNISGGNYISGGSLYSISANSSSNVSLLSAKNKMMNILGFNTKTNNSSERKECLFLLNNRTKILSDLDYYSNAKCSEMLDSSEIPNRSELSNRSELPDHSELPNRSELPNRSELPNRSELPNRSELPDHSELSDRASTLPVIFTTDNSQYFFEEIYKSVSKLFLDTGTTEYLFLIKFFRNYENHDFLFLEIYSKTISLCFDFTYYYMNSTFDFISLFIIYMINMHNAYIIKSRKIFPLYEFIDKLQNLIWNRIYFIISENIASLDFSSRYSSYGSYSHYYDYYNYYYHVSADNTKGYNKKSLYDLLYTNNVKYSAISRNSNMAPLKADMSSSNNNAATNSSSTTSNNNSNSNNNDFPKSKASANAHLEKAEIEVERKRSSLQHIPNIQPVNISEPEKMNYGISAPLCDTEKMNMINSSTPTMFVKTQTHPITKKFSDFYCSLTILSEFCFNFEKYYNEINCEKKEKENSTEASYTEKSDNSLNVEKKEKKIKKLSKLPNEETMTYLHMEEENKLIKNYYCSEYCQTEGIEQSYQSKEHDGKTATHDGEIATSYENKVNKKEGKDEKVAASYDMNMCNVKIDDHTKNDRNDEIIVTLDDGNPHNGVSNVKGGNCSFTNESNTTVDCTKKTSTNNSPISKEKKSENVQKIMNSSCNSEANDQEGETILQKGTEVTKAANKSKAEKEPSLPGTHSDNILEKQTNSSNNLTQKYKNLNRVIIKLEEVITETLLYLTNEILHKNDKLLFLINNYYHIVNVLRGNKMNEDKIARYESLLQNEISSYIDYQLNEYIKDIILFVHKHEPIVQNMKEEENDIIYHIDVKLMETIAINFTRQWKNMLKDIKQNVIRSFTNFDNSLHILKMLNTHILLYFTRYSQLVKKIFSNLQTPSYIQNLPSVDVVLVQIKKDAKNIDS, translated from the coding sequence ATGGAATACGAACAAGTGTCTGCCttaattgaaaaatttaaagatgACAGGTACATACTAAAAGcttataacaaaatatataactgtaATAACTGCACATTTTAcagaaatgtaaaaatagaagaaattGAAAGGTGGAGTTACACGAGCGAAAAGACGTGCAATACAGGGGGTAGTAATGGCCAAGTTCGTGGTCGCACCCTGATAAACATTATAAACGATGAAGGAAGAGAAACAGGTAAGGTTGACGATAAAGGtgataatgatgatgatTTAAGGAATATTATCGAAATTGTAAACAGAACGCTGTATTTTTACACAAACGAAACTTTAAACAAATTTAgcgaaaataataaagagcTAGTTGACATATACAACCAAATAGATAACTGTAACAAAATATGCCTTGATGTCGatgtaatattaaataaacataaaaatgatataaagtACATTTCTGAagacataaataaaatacaagaattaacagaaaatatggatgataaattaaaaaatagaaaattaacATTAGAACTGTTAAATacgtttataaaaattatattagttACACCACAactaatatatgatatatgtaatggtgaaattaatgaaaattttgtaaaaaatgtaatcatattaacaaaaaaaatggaaaattgtAAACATTGTTTGTATGATTTTTACCCTAGTATAAAATTTTCCTATATAGAATtagaaaaactaaaaaataaagccaTCGATAGAATatactcattttttattcGCAAACTTAAtgatataagaaataaaaaaattaatattcatttaattcaacaaaatttaataaaatttcacgaacttaataattttctttataataataatagaaatttGTATGCCTacttaataaaagaatatataaatattatgaacagGACCTATCACAACCTTTTCAAAAGCTATATTACCAACTTGCAAAGGAAAAAGATCGAGTTCAATAATGAACTAACCATAGGATTTTCTTGTTCCTACGGTAATCACCTAGGAGGAAATAGCAGTGCCAGTAGCAGCGGCAAAATAAGCGGCGGTAATATAAGCGGAAGAAACATAAGCGGAGGAAACATAAGCGGAGGAAACATAAGCGGAGGAAACATAAGCGGAGGAAACATAAGCGGCGGTAATTACATCAGTGGAGGCAGCTTGTACAGTATTAGCGCGAACAGCAGCAGCAACGTGAGTCTGTTGTCGGCGAAGAACAAAATGATGAACATACTCGGCTTTAACACAAAGACTAACAACTCCAGTGAGAGAAAGGAGTGCCtgtttttgttaaataataGAACTAAAATTTTGAGTGATTTAGATTATTATTCCAATGCAAAATGTTCGGAAATGCTTGACAGTTCGGAAATTCCGAACCGTTCAGAATTGTCTAACCGTTCAGAATTACCTGACCATTCAGAATTGCCTAACCGTTCAGAATTGCCTAACCGTTCAGAATTGCCTAACCGTTCAGAATTGCCTAACCGTTCAGAATTGCCTGACCATTCAGAATTATCTGACCGTGCAAGTACTTTACCTGTCATTTTCACCACAGACAATTCGCAGTACTTTTTTGAGGAGATCTACAAATCGGTGagcaaattatttttagataCAGGAACTAcggaatatttatttcttataaaatttttcaggAATTATGAAAACCAtgattttttgtttttagaaatatattccAAAACTATATCGCTGTGTTTTGattttacttattattatatgaatagtacctttgattttatttctctttttattatttatatgattaATATGCATAATGCGTATATAATCAAGAGTAGAAAAATATTCCCCTTATACGAATTTATTGACAAGCTTCAGAATTTAATATGGAATAggatatatttcattattagtGAAAATATTGCCTCCCTGGATTTTAGCAGTCGATACAGCAGCTATGGAAGTTACAGTCACTACTACGACTACTACAACTACTACTATCATGTGAGCGCCGATAATACAAAAGGATATAACAAGAAATCTCTTTATGATTTATTATACACAAACAACGTAAAGTATAGTGCAATAAGTAGAAACAGCAACATGGCCCCGTTAAAGGCGGATATGagcagtagtaataataatgctgctactaatagtagtagtactACTAGTAATAACAACAGTAATAGCAACAACAATGACTTTCCGAAGTCCAAGGCTTCTGCGAACGCGCATCTTGAAAAGGCAGAAATAGAGGTAGAGAGAAAAAGAAGCTCCTTACAGCATATTCCTAATATTCAACCAGTGAACATCAGTGAACCAGAAAAAATGAACTATGGGATATCTGCCCCCTTATGTGATacggaaaaaatgaatatgatTAATAGTAGTACCCCTACAATGTTTGTAAAAACACAGACACATCCTATAACCAAAAAGTTTTCAGATTTTTATTGCTCCTTAACGATACTGAGTGAGTTCTGTttcaattttgaaaaatattacaacGAAATAAATTgtgagaaaaaagaaaaagaaaactcAACAGAAGCTAGCTATACGGAAAAATCTGACAATTCTTtaaatgtagaaaaaaaagaaaaaaaaattaaaaaattatcaaaattaCCAAACGAGGAAACTATGACATATTTGCATATGGAAGAGGAAAATAaactaattaaaaattattactgttCAGAATATTGTCAGACGGAGGGAATTGAACAAAGTTACCAAAGTAAAGAACATGATGGGAAAACAGCTACGCATGATGGGGAAATAGCTACATCGtatgaaaataaagtaaacaaaaaagaaggaaaagatGAAAAGGTGGCAGCATCTTACGATATGAATATGTGTAATGTAAAAATTGATGATCATACAAAAAATGATAGAAATGATGAAATTATTGTAACGCTTGACGATGGTAACCCGCATAATGGTGTTTCAAATGTAAAAGGAGGTAACTGTTCCTTTACAAATGAAAGCAACACAACTGTAGATTGTACCAAAAAAACAAGTACTAATAATTCTCCCAttagtaaagaaaaaaaatcagaaaatgttcaaaaaattatgaacagttcatGTAATTCGGAAGCGAATGACCAAGAAGGGGAAACCATTCTCCAAAAAGGAACAGAAGTAACGAAGGCGGCGAACAAATCGAAGGCAGAGAAAGAACCAAGTTTGCCAGGTACACATTCGGACAACATATTGGAAAAACAAACCAACAGTAGCAATAACCTTAcacagaaatataaaaatctaAATCGTGTTATCATAAAACTTGAAGAAGTTATCACCGAAACACTGCTCTACTTAACGAATGAAATTTTAcacaaaaatgataaattattatttttaataaacaatTATTATCACATAGTAAATGTGTTAAGGggaaataaaatgaacgAAGACAAAATAGCTAGATATGAAAGTTTATTACAGAATGAAATATCTTCATATATAGACTATCAGCTGAACGAATATATAAAGGATATAATTCTCTTTGTACATAAACATGAACCAATAGTTCAGAATATGAAAGAAGAGgaaaatgatattatttatcatattGATGTAAAATTAATGGAGACGATTGCCATTAATTTCACTAGACAATGGAAAAACATGCTCAAAgatattaaacaaaatgtTATTCGTTCCTTTACAAATTTTGATAATTCTTTGCATATATTGAAAATGCTAAATAcacatattcttttatacTTTACAAGATATTCTCAACTAGTcaagaaaattttttccaACTTACAAACTCCATCATATATTCAGAATTTGCCATCTGTTGATGTAGTCTTAGtgcaaattaaaaaagatgcCAAAAATATTGACTCCTAA
- the GAPM1 gene encoding glideosome associated protein with multiple membrane spans 1, putative: MFFTYVVRPGEAPEGRGPQFEPFWDFFMNFNLRIGFLIQFISYTLLVCSITLIGKNPFGILNFLRALPGSVGNAPMPLVLFSIGGFLLGTLLIMSFLQLTEDDSSIKQSRGYRAGTKFLLQATSMGTVSWSLSLICLMASSYYFDDPWMEEKIGAGSSWILYFSSRLIDAFCLFLYGSGCFFLEVYHSEGAGEAWGWLCGMCYIGTSLVEVLGLTLINTPLFASLDWFYCLFLGLSLFFSVVWGLLFEPISHRYDVKLTQSAMRNEYYKSRNAMAYYGPAVVTANGELDIEASADNVPSCK, translated from the exons ATGTTTTTTACGTATGTTGTTCGTCCTGGCGAAGCCCCAGAAGGCCGTGGGCCCCAATTCGAGCCTTTTTGggatttttttatgaactttAATTTACGTATTGGATTTCTTATTCAATTTATTTCCTACACGTTGTTAGTTTGTTCTATAACCTTGATAGGAAAAAATCCCTTTGGTATATTAAACTTTTTAAGAGCATTACCAGGCAGTGTTGGAAATGCACCAATGCCTCTTGTCCTCTTTAGCATTGGCGGATTTTTATTAGGCACTCTTCTTATAATGTCATTCTTGCAGCTGACGGAGGATGATAGCAG TATTAAGCAGTCAAGGGGTTACAGAGCTGGAACTAAATTTCTGTTGCAAGCCACATCTATGG GTACCGTATCATGGAGTTTGTctttaatatgtttaatgGCGTCTTCGTACTATTTCGATGATCCTTGGATGGAGGAAAAAATAGGAGCTGGTTCATCATGGATTTTATACTTCAGCTCTCGACTAATAGAtgctttttgtttatttttatatggaTCTGGTTGTTTCTTTTTGGAAGTATATCATTCTGAAGGTGCAGGAGAAGCTTGGGGATGGTTATGTGGAATGTGTTATATAGGTACATCTCTTGTAGAAGTATTAGGATTAACATTAATTAACACCCCCCTTTTTGCTTCTTTAGATTGGTTCTATTGCCTGTTTTTAGGTCTTAGTCTTTTTTTTAGTGTTGTATGGGGATTATTATTTGAACCCATCAGTCACAGATATGATGTAAAGTTAACACAAAGTGCTATGagaaatgaatattataaatctAGAAATGCCATGGCTTATTATGGGCCTGCTGTAGTAACTGCAAATGGGGAACTGGACATTGAAGCATCTGCTGATAATGTACCATCATGTAAATAG
- the PmUG01_12041100 gene encoding conserved Plasmodium protein, unknown function, translating into MKLTSPFWFHFFLLFYVSSLGSIYLNKNISLNEKNVLIYDCYKRAKKNVGNIFNNSYRGRTNLFHGKKKDVDQFSNIKSSSNFTNLGYWMNPIKYRKSKRNRNNYHYIGSSNHYVGSSYYHLGSSKHYSNFPMGEGEKTCFWNSKKHKYKHALYAENYKINLTDKPIIEDVPRNVKGRINEWIKEFDEDNTLGFFPILLEEMSNEPSPLQIGFEDYMQFNGEHVEEIFKSMTREISMNGEEKKKKIFGMCFFNHKTGVLAPLAVYAEIKDVTKVGNNLAVKGLVRGRIIIDEIISQEPCILGKISPIEDKKGLLDPEESLKILDEVIRIHSQCSTMESQLMEQLDQSFASMNIKLRNDLKESIDAKLEKFQIDPSDIEQRQAFIQIASFAAFDFHLMIVDRYDALMLQNSEDRLRLVRDKIRQKQKQLAIIKNTPKEKLQEILEQVQNLKNQNLPMPNYPKP; encoded by the coding sequence ATGAAACTGACGAGCCCTTTTTGGTTTCATTtcttccttttattttatgtgtCAAGCCTAGGGAGTATCTACTTGAACAAAAATATCTCATTAAATGAGAAAAacgttttaatatatgattgTTATAAGAGAGCTAAGAAAAATGTAgggaatatatttaacaacAGCTACAGGGGGCGGACCAATTTATTTCATGGAAAGAAAAAGGATGTTGACCAgttttcaaatattaaatCTTCGTCCAATTTTACAAATTTGGGGTATTGGATGAATCCCATAAAGTATAGAAAAAGCAAGAGAAATAGGAATAATTATCACTACATAGGGAGTAGCAACCACTACGTAGGAAGCAGCTACTACCACCTAGGCAGCAGCAAGCACTACAGCAACTTCCCTATGGGAGAGGGGGAAAAAACTTGCTTCTGGAACAGTAAGAAGCATAAGTATAAGCATGCGCTTTATgcagaaaattataaaataaatttaacgGACAAACCAATAATTGAAGATGTACCCAGAAATGTAAAAGgaagaataaatgaatggaTTAAAGAATTCGATGAAGATAATACTTTAGGTTTTTTCCCCATATTGTTAGAAGAAATGTCAAATGAGCCTTCCCCACTTCAAATAGGCTTTGAGGATTATATGCAATTTAATGGAGAGCATGTAgaggaaatatttaaaagcaTGACAAGAGAAATTAGTATGAAtggggaagaaaaaaaaaaaaaaatttttggaatgtgtttttttaatcataAAACAGGAGTATTAGCTCCTTTAGCTGTATATGCTGAAATAAAGGATGTAACAAAAGTAGGTAACAATTTAGCTGTTAAAGGATTAGTAAGAGGACGTATTATAATTGATGAAATAATTAGCCAAGAACCATGTATTTTGGGTAAAATATCACCTATAGAAGATAAAAAAGGATTATTAGATCCAGAAGAGAGCTTAAAAATTCTTGATGAAGTTATTAGAATACATTCTCAATGTTCAACTATGGAATCACAACTTATGGAACAACTTGACCAATCTTTTGCATctatgaatataaaattaagaaatgaTTTAAAAGAATCTATTGATgcaaaattagaaaaatttcAAATTGACCCATCAGATATAGAACAAAGACAAGCTTTTATTCAAATTGCTTCATTTGCTGCATTCGATTTTCATCTTATGATTGTTGATAGATATGACGCATTAATGCTTCAAAATTCGGAGGACAGACTTAGACTAGTTAGGGATAAAATTagacaaaaacaaaaacagctagctattattaaaaatacgcCTAAAGAAAAGTTACAAGAAATACTAGAACAAGTCCAAAATCTGAAAAACCAAAATTTGCCTATGCCAAATTACCCTAAACCTTGA
- the PMV gene encoding plasmepsin V, putative encodes MNVHFIRKKKQPFFFFFFFFFLLIFFILVHFLIQVECKIEEVENKETENLYKYKLYGDIDEYAYYFIDIDVGTPKQRISLILDTGSSSLSFPCSGCKDCGIHMENPFNLNHSKTSSILYCDKVECPFKLNCVKGRCEYLQSYCEGSQISGFYFSDIVTVPSYNNKSISFKKYMGCHMHEESLFLYQQATGVLGLSLTKPNGVPTFINLLFQNALNVKIMFAICISEYGGELIVGGYEKNYIMKEGAQRTNYRGKRANGVNSGSSARKGEGEEQLTSPSNSKQHEETETVKGTLKDIEKIIWENVTRKYYYYIRIRGLEFYGIDLLNDEKGIEMLVDSGSTFTHIPEDIYNRLNYYLDILCIQDMNNAFDINKRLRMTNESFENPLVYFDNFKLALKNIIAKENMCVKIVDGVQCWKYIDDLPDIYITISDNKKLLWKSDSYLYKKENFWCKGIEKQVNNKPILGLTFFKNKQVIFDIKNNKIGFVESNCPTHATNTRPRTYNEYNKKENMFLKISFFNLYSLWIVFALTVLLSIIFYIKKLYYMDYFYTPLHYETKLSEDSKVQLS; translated from the coding sequence ATGAATGTTCATTTTatcaggaaaaaaaaacagccttttttttttttttttttttttttttttttgttaatcttttttatattagttcattttttaatacaagTAGAATGCAAAATTGAGGAAGTGGAAAATAAGGAGACggaaaatttatacaaatataaattatatggtGATATAGAtgaatatgcatattattttatagatatagatGTAGGAACACCAAAACAAAGAATATCTTTAATACTTGACACAGGCTCGTCATCTTTGAGTTTCCCATGTTCAGGATGTAAGGACTGTGGTATACATATGGAAAATCCATTTAATTTGAATCATTCAAAAACATCATCCATTTTATACTGTGATAAAGTTGAATGtccatttaaattaaattgtgTTAAAGGAAGATGTGAATATCTACAATCCTATTGTGAAGGTTCTCAAATTAGTGGGTTCTATTTTTCAGATATAGTTACTGTACCATCTTACAACAATAAGAGTATatcctttaaaaaatatatgggaTGCCATATGCATGAAGAgagtttatttttatatcagcAAGCTACAGGAGTGTTAGGATTAAGTCTAACTAAACCGAATGGAGTACctacttttattaatttattatttcaaaatgcactaaatgtaaaaataatgtttgcTATATGTATATCTGAGTACGGGGGGGAGCTCATTGTGGGGggatatgaaaaaaattatattatgaaagAGGGCGCACAGAGGACCAACTATCGGGGCAAGCGTGCTAACGGTGTAAACAGTGGTAGTAGTGCCAGGAAAGGGGAGGGAGAAGAGCAGTTGACTTCTCCTTCAAACTCGAAGCAACATGAAGAGACTGAAACGGTTAAGGGAACACTTAAggatatagaaaaaataatatgggAGAATGTaacaagaaaatattattattatataagaatacGAGGATTAGAATTCTATGGTATAGATCTTCTGAATGATGAAAAAGGAATTGAAATGTTAGTGGACTCCGGTAGTACATTTACACATATCCctgaagatatatataatagattaaattattacttagatatattatgtatacaaGATATGAACAATGCATTTGATATTAATAAGAGATTACGAATGACAAATGAATCTTTTGAAAACCCACTAGtttattttgataattttaaattagctttaaaaaatattatagcaaaagaaaatatgtGTGTGAAAATTGTTGATGGCGTTCAATGCTGGAAATATATTGATGATTTAccagatatatatataacgatatcagataataaaaaattattgtggAAGTCAGATTCATATCTATATAAGAAAGAGAACTTTTGGTGTAAAGGTATAGAGAAACAAGTAAATAATAAGCCTATATTAggattaacattttttaaaaataaacaagtaatatttgatattaaaaataataaaattggcTTCGTTGAATCGAATTGCCCTACTCATGCAACTAATACAAGACCAAGAacatataatgaatataataaaaaagaaaatatgtttttaaaaatctctttttttaatttatatagttTATGGATTGTGTTCGCATTAACAGTACTTCTttccattatattttatattaaaaaattgtattatatgGACTATTTTTATACCCCTTTGCATTATGAGACGAAATTATCTGAGGATTCCAAAGTGCAGCTGAGTTAG